A region from the Desulfomarina profundi genome encodes:
- a CDS encoding VWA domain-containing protein: protein MHFAQPLWLATGFFFCLLLFFSLRFLCVRRQVTLEKFAGNRLLDQLTVNLSNRKRTIKNTLLVLSVFCCFIALARPQYGSRWIEIKRKGIDILFALDTSKSMLTEDIKPNRLKKAKYGILDFVHQLDGDRVGLMPFAGSSFLMCPLTLDYNAFEHSLNAVTTDIIPKGGTNIGEVINAAVTTLTNSANHKILILVTDGENLQGDALASAKKAAEKGLIIYTVGVGTPGGELIPNPKGGFIKGPDGKFVTSKLDDTTLRQIAEKCSGMYVALGPSGEGLQTIYQKKLAMVPKDELMERRQKVPVERFQFPLAAALLLLICEFLISERKTEHLPGKIFLDRFRTGLQKKKGPFIFLFFSLLLFYGSPRNSYGSTGETAYKKGDYVTASEYYRKELQKNPNNKKLHYNFATAAYKNNMFDDAIHSFSKSLEGSDIKLQQNAYYNLGNAYYQKGLQQQKTDKKQTIALWKHALESLDSALKLNPDDENARYNRDQIKKQLDKLQQQQQQQQQQQQQQQQQQQQQQQQQQQKNKQPREKPKEKNKKKVKKPNTPKTKKQSGNNKNNQPLQNKKSTSQVAGKKTDSTEKSAAEKKAMEKENRERRRLGKMTREEAERLLNSLKNREGELNFVPSGRHMNNDSIKRNW from the coding sequence ATGCATTTCGCACAACCTCTGTGGCTTGCCACCGGATTCTTTTTCTGCCTGCTGCTCTTTTTCTCCCTTCGCTTTCTCTGTGTACGCAGACAGGTGACTCTTGAGAAATTTGCAGGAAACAGGCTGCTCGACCAACTGACAGTAAACCTTTCCAACCGAAAACGAACGATAAAAAACACTCTTCTTGTCCTCTCTGTCTTCTGTTGCTTTATCGCCCTGGCCCGCCCTCAATATGGTTCCAGGTGGATCGAAATAAAAAGAAAGGGAATCGATATCCTCTTTGCACTCGATACTTCAAAATCCATGCTCACGGAAGATATCAAACCCAATCGTCTGAAAAAGGCGAAATATGGTATTCTTGATTTTGTCCACCAGCTGGATGGAGACCGGGTGGGGCTGATGCCCTTTGCCGGTTCCTCCTTTCTAATGTGTCCCCTTACCCTGGACTATAATGCCTTTGAACACTCCCTGAACGCCGTGACTACAGATATAATTCCCAAAGGCGGCACCAATATCGGTGAGGTCATAAACGCTGCCGTCACAACACTGACCAATAGTGCCAATCATAAAATTCTTATCCTTGTAACCGATGGTGAAAATCTTCAGGGTGACGCCTTGGCAAGTGCGAAAAAAGCCGCAGAAAAAGGATTGATCATCTATACGGTCGGTGTCGGTACTCCCGGAGGAGAATTGATTCCAAACCCGAAAGGCGGCTTTATCAAGGGACCTGACGGAAAATTTGTCACATCAAAACTGGATGATACAACACTCCGGCAGATTGCTGAAAAATGCAGTGGTATGTATGTCGCTCTTGGACCAAGCGGTGAGGGGCTTCAGACAATCTACCAGAAGAAACTGGCAATGGTCCCCAAGGATGAACTGATGGAAAGACGTCAAAAGGTCCCCGTGGAACGGTTCCAGTTTCCCCTGGCTGCCGCGTTGCTTCTCCTTATCTGCGAATTTCTGATCTCTGAGAGAAAAACGGAACACCTCCCCGGAAAAATTTTTCTGGACAGATTTCGCACCGGTCTGCAAAAGAAAAAAGGACCGTTTATTTTTCTGTTTTTTTCACTCCTTCTCTTTTATGGATCTCCCAGAAACAGTTATGGATCCACCGGGGAAACCGCCTATAAGAAAGGTGATTATGTTACCGCTTCGGAGTATTATCGTAAAGAACTGCAAAAAAATCCCAATAATAAAAAACTCCACTATAACTTTGCCACTGCTGCCTATAAAAACAATATGTTTGACGATGCCATCCACTCATTTTCAAAAAGCCTGGAAGGCAGTGATATCAAGTTACAGCAAAATGCCTACTACAATCTTGGCAATGCCTATTACCAAAAAGGGCTGCAACAGCAGAAAACTGATAAAAAACAGACAATTGCACTGTGGAAACACGCTCTGGAATCCCTGGACAGCGCCCTGAAACTCAATCCGGATGATGAAAACGCCCGATACAACAGAGACCAGATAAAAAAACAACTGGACAAATTACAGCAACAACAGCAACAGCAACAGCAACAGCAACAGCAACAGCAACAGCAACAGCAACAGCAACAGCAACAGCAACAGCAAAAAAATAAACAACCCCGGGAAAAGCCGAAAGAAAAAAATAAAAAAAAGGTAAAAAAACCCAACACTCCCAAAACAAAAAAACAATCCGGAAACAATAAAAACAACCAGCCCCTGCAAAATAAAAAAAGTACTTCGCAGGTAGCCGGAAAAAAAACTGATTCAACTGAAAAATCTGCTGCTGAAAAAAAGGCGATGGAAAAAGAAAACAGGGAAAGAAGACGCCTTGGCAAGATGACCCGGGAGGAGGCTGAAAGGCTGCTCAACAGCCTGAAAAACAGGGAAGGGGAGCTGAATTTTGTCCCCTCCGGTCGACATATGAATAACGACAGTATAAAAAGGAACTGGTAA